In Arachis hypogaea cultivar Tifrunner chromosome 2, arahy.Tifrunner.gnm2.J5K5, whole genome shotgun sequence, a genomic segment contains:
- the LOC140177189 gene encoding uncharacterized protein has translation MAVRSQAPTTSADNKITILPEDYQHDTSTEDAPFVISARIGTGLVRRILVDTGADSNILFRGAFDKLRLHNGNLQTHRNGVTGLGDNFLKPDGSITLPITIGTGNQRKTILSKFVVLKDSTAYNAILERKIINDFSAVIFTKYLLMKFTTDDSSIATIHGDREVAAECDNTNLALQKKSRDVAGIFLADLDARQDGQPRPEPEGDMEKVQIGPTKEEYTFINRNLPYDLKEDLSRLLKQNKDLFAFTPADMPGINPNLMSHRLAVDPKAKPVAQRRRKMSPDRAAEVKKQVKALLEANFIRELPYMTWLANVVLVKKSNGK, from the coding sequence ATGGCTGTTAGAAGCCAAGCCCCTACCACTTCGGCCGACAACAAGATAACCATCCTACCCGAGGATTATCAGCACGACACCTCGACTGAAGACGCCCCCTTTGTCATCTCCGCAAGGATTGGAACAGGACTAGTACGAAGGATACTCGTGGACACCGGAGCAGACTCAAACATCCTTTTTCGAGGAGCCTTTGACAAGCTCAGACTACACAACGGcaacctccaaacacaccgcAACGGCGTAACAGGACTCGGAGATAACTTCCTTAAACCAGACGGCTCAATCACCCTCCCCATCACCATAGGAACAGGTAACCAAAGGAAGACAATTCTATCCAAATTCGTGGTCCTCAAAGACTCCACCGCCTACAACGCCATTCTCGAAAGAAAAATAATCAATGACTTCTCCGCcgtcatctttaccaaatacctcctcATGAAGTTCACAACCGACGACAGCTCCATAGCCACTATCCATGGAGACCGAGAAGTCGCAGCAGAGTGCGACAATACCAACCTAGCCCTACAGAAGAAATCCCGAGATGTGGCCGGAATATTCCTAGCCGACCTAGACGCCCGACAAGACGGCCAACCCAGGCCAGAACCAGAAGGCGACATGGAAAAAGTACAAATAGGGCCAACCAAAGAAGAGTACACCTTCATCAACAGGAACCTCCCATACGACCTTAAAGAGGATCTCTCCCGCCTCCTGAAGCAGAACAAAGACCTATTCGCATTCACACCAGCCGACATGCCAGGAATAAACCCTAACTTAATGTCCCACCGGTTAGCCGTGGACCCCAAAGCTAAACCAGTAGCACAAAGAAGACGAAAAATGTCACCGGACCGAGCTGCCGAAGTCAAGAAGCAAGTCAAAGCCCTCCTCGAAGCCAACTTCATCAGGGAACTCCCGTACATGACCTGGTTAGCCAACGTCGTACTGGTGAAGAAATCTAACGGAAAATGA